The nucleotide window taattctttgtactgtttgatgtgtatatggacctgtgtctgaaataaagctttaataataattattaaatcAGGTTGAGTTTTTCTAATAGTTCTCTACAACAGCCGCGTGCAACTTATGAAAATAACTTGGGTGAGAGATGTTTTCTTCATGTTCAAGAGTtgcaaataattttggatttgtaattttaaatacatATAATGAAAAACGGGATTACAAATTACTATATTCACAAACTTAAATTACTGTCAACAGAAGATTTTGTAAAATCCTCTCACTCTGAGAGTTGGTTGCTGATGTGAATGTGAATTTGGTTAAACCTTCTCCAttattcgctgccacagagggcagtggaggccaaatcactggatggatttaagagcgagttagatagagctctaggggctagtggaatcaagggatatggggagaaggcaggcatgggttattgattggggacgatcagccatgatcgcaatgaatggcggtgctggctcaaagggctgaatggcctcctcctgcactattttctatgtttctatgcttctattaaATTGAACGTGTTATTTGGGAGGAGAATCTAGttcaaagcactgcaaatggtttatggtcgacaaaagtgctggagaaactcagctggtgcggcagcatctatggagcaaagaaacgttgcctatttccttcgctccatagatgctgctgcacccgctgagtttctccagcacttttgtctaccttcaattttccagcatctgcagttccttcttaaacaaatggttTATGGATTGGCCATTCGGAGTTGTGTGGGGATAACTATGTGGCTTCACACCACCTTGGGGCAGTTACTCCCTGGCTTGATCACCTTGTTTGAGAGAAATTGCAGAGCTGATCTCATCTTCGACCTGTCACTAAACCTTAAGGGCTATTGCAAGAGCATACGGGAGGTATGTGGGAGCCTTTAACTGCTGATCCTGTGACCCGCATGTTGCAAATAAGCTGATCCTGTGCCTGCCAGTGAGAGGATCCATATGTAAATGGATGAACATGAGAAGATGAGACTTTACTCCACCTTAAAATCAGATTATCACCATTTCACAAGTCTCTCGCTAAAGAACAGGACGATGGCAAGAATCCTGGTGTGATCAATTACACACATCTGTTCAAATAGCTCAAGTTTGAATTAACAGGGAGGGCGGAAATAAAAATCTAACTGACAGCACTGGTTATTGCATTAAACGTTTTTACCCATTTTGTGCtgataattggaataaaagcccaGAGTGGCCACTTTAGAGGCACGGATCTTATTTTCTCCAAAAACGGAAACTCAATCAGCTTTAATCACTGTGTTTAAAATTACTTCAGCACTACAATACTCACATCCTATCCAGACTACTTCAAGCGTAAAAATGCCCATCAATTTTGAACCTGAAAAGGGAAATATAGAACAAGATGCTGCTCAGCCAAGTTGAACAGTGGTTGATCCAATTTAAGATCTTGGTCAAGTGTTTGCAAAAACCATCATGTGGGAATGGAACCCAATTaacgttaatatatatagctttcTAACTGTGAGGAACAGTTGGAGATTGGAGGAGTACTGCGTCTGACTCTGGCCGCATTCACTTCATTGCAACTTGGGActtcaggttctttggcccataaAGTAAGAGTTGGCGTGATCCTTTGAGGCAAGTTGCTGGTACGTTTTGCTGGTGATGATGTATGGATTCTCCTTCTGAGACTGAGAGTTGGAGAAGTCCTTTTGGCAGAACTGGACCTCCTTGCGCGTGGTGTTCTGGGCCGCCAGGTATCTCAGCTGCCGGTTTAATTTGTAAAGTTTGATCCTTTCCTCTTCCGCCACGGGATCTTCCAGGACTCCATCCCAGCGCAGGGATTCGTTTACGGAGGTAGCGAGTTGGTCTATGGAGCAAATGGAGGATGCTTCGGCCTGATCTCCATCTCTGTCAGATTTATCACTGTTCTCCATCGGTTCTGCACAAGGCTTGGTGCCCCCTTGACTAGTTGATTTCTCCATGCCCGGAGATGCTTTAGAAGCTTTAGAAGCATGGAGCTTGATACTTTTCCCTCGTTTATGAGCTGCAGAAACAGGAAATATTAGCTACATGGCAGTGACCGATTAAAAAAAACTACAGTGGTTTGAAGAGTTTGATTTACTGACATACATTATTAGAAGCAAGCTCAGTCCACAGTGGTAAGGAAGCACCAATTTGTTTCAGGGTGAAGGTTGACTAATATTAAAAGGATCAGGCTATTACAATAGctcaggggtggcacggtggcagagtcgctaccttgcagtgccagagacccgggttcgatcctgaacacaggtgctctctgtatggagtttacccTGTTaatgcgcgggttttctccagatgctccagtttcatcccacatcccaaagacgtacaggtttgtaagttaattggcttcggtaaatagtccctggtgcgtaggatagaaaCAGCCAATGGGTGTCATTGATCactggtggctgaagggcctgtttctacgctgtatctctaaactaagctaagttcTGAACTTCCTGCAACAATTAGATTTGAATAATTGTTGTCATAGGTCAATTTTACTTGCAGGACATTTTATATTCTGAAAACCAAAACGGCATTAATGAAATCAGGCAATAGGTGTGTAGTGAGTCTATGGACGAATTTGCACATCCTATTACTCAAGAGGACCAGACGGAGTAGACTGCGAGAACCTTTTTTCCACAGCAAGGAaaaatagagggcatagctttaaggtgaaagggacaatgtttaaagtagatgtgtgaggcaagtttttacacagagggtggtgagtgcctggaatgcgctgctgggGGGTTGTGGTTGAaacatacaatagtggcatttgaggcttttggataggcatatgtgtATGCGGGAATTGAGGGCTATGGGTTACATGCGGGGGAGATAagtgttgatcttggcatcaggttTACCGCAGATATTGTGGACGAAgagctgtgctgtactgttctatgttctaattattTACACTATGATCTTGTGCTGCCATTTTAACTTCCATTATTTCCTCATTTTCTCTCAAGTTCAAGTTGGAGCCTTTGCCTTCAAATCCTGATGAAAAAGTAATCAGGCAACCTATTTTAATTCCCTGCGAATGCCCATCTGAATCAGTGTTTTTTGTGAATAGTAAATCCTTCTTTTTATGGACAGCTGAGTGTGTCCCCAGATGACATTAAAGTCAGACACTTATAACAATGGGGGAATTTACAGGCGTGAAACTAATCATAGTGTTTTACAAGGCAAGGCAGGTGTTCCATCGTGTGCAAGAATATATACTTAAAAGGTAATAGTTTATAAAAAAGTAACTGAGATTGAACCTGCAATCacttttagagtttagagtttgtagacacagcatggaaacaggcccttcggcccacaccgacaattggtcacccgttcacactagttctatgttattgtgtttaagaaggaactgcagatgctggaaaatcaaaggtagactaaaatgctggagaaactcagcgagtgcagcagcatctatggagcgaaggaaatcctgtcagcccgaaacgttgcctatttccttcgctccatagatgctgctgcacccgctgagtttctccagcattttagtctacctagttctatgttatcccactttcccactggaggcaatttacagcagccaattcatctacaaatgtCTTTGGGAAttgagaggaaatcggagcacctggagaaaacccacatggtcacagggagaacatgcaaactccacactgacagcacctgaggtcagggtcgcatccgggtctctgacactgtaatgctgcggctctaccactgctccaccctcCTGATTTTTGCAAtttcaatagaatagaatagtttctttattgtcattgtaacatgaaccatgtacaatgaaatttaaaaatatcagccagcagtgcaccattcaaacatttctaaaagctaacgatacatacaaggtaaaatattaaaagataaacaactaaaataaatatcgcgaaaatagcacgcataaacacccaaccctccatccttctgtcgatttcacagtgtaccacagtcccttagtatgtctcgcccctgcgttccttggcggctacatttagtgcttttatagcagtggggtaaaaactgttttttagtctgttcgtccttgtccttgtagatctgtaccgtctgcctgacggcaatagttcaaacagggagtgtccggggtgggaaatgtcctttatgatactctgggattttttgatgcagcgggaactgtgtaagtcctccaaggtaaggagagggcagccgacaatcctctgggcgttgtcaatggcccaaCCGCCAAATACAAAAAGCTTTTGATGTTGCATCAACTCTGTGAGTCTGCAAAGATCTGCATCATACCCAGATACCCGAGAATAGTTATTGCAGTTCCAGTCAAGACCGTTCTGTTACATTTTCTAATCATAGAGTGCCCTCTACTGGAATACATTTTGGCTCATCTAAAATAATCTGGCTGAATTTCATGATTAATGCCTTGTAGGCACATggtactgcaggtgctagtttccAATCAAAGACACATAGTGccagattaactcagtgggtcaggcatctctgaaggacatggatgggtgacattttgtgccaAGCTGGGTATGGGGCAAAGCATGCCAAGTAGAAACAACAACTGCAAGTGCTGGATTATACCGAAatgagacacacagtgctggagtaactcagtggttcaggccgcatctctggtggAAAAGTCTTAAGAATGGATCCAGGTTTATTTGGCAGATGGACCAGACtgccaaagaccagagatgataaGGAGACAAaacgtgtcagataaggagagaagagggggtggaagattgcaaccttcacgtggtccgccctgtttcaacaaatgtaaTCAATCCGACGTGCACAAtggaataagatcaaatagaacaagttgtccgacaactttaggccatgcgcaagaagaagaagaaggagagaagagatgtgaaatgtaaaggcagagggagagatagaagtggaagggttcagactgaagaagggtctcaacccaaaatgtcacccattccttctatccagagatgctgcctgttctgctgagttactccggcatttttgtgtctattttcctttttagtttagtttggtttagagaaacagcgtggaaacttcacccaccaagtccacgccaaccagcgatcactcgttcactagttctagccaacacactagggacaatttacaattgttaccaaagccaattagcctacaaacctgaacgtctttggaatgtgggaggaaactggagcccccggaaaacccatgcggtcacggggagaacgtgcaaactccgtacagtcagcacccatagccagaatcaaccccgggtctctggtgctgtagagcagcaactctaccgctgctccaccgtgctccgccatttttgttattgttatctGCACTCAATAGGGAAAGTTTAGGATTATTCAATAACACCCTAATATgtacattttcatttaatttctagCTCGTATACGCAAATATAACAGTGAAAAATAGAACCAACATGATCGTAACATTAAAGGTGTCCTATGCCAGTTAGGGATCCTGTTCTGTTTGTCATCTAAAAGGTCGAGGAACACTGCCTCAGGTTTCAGGTCACCGCGGGAGTGATCAAAAGCAAGAGGATGTATGCATTTGGTGGGAGAGGCAAGATGTAAAACAAATCCAAGGGGttcttcacacagatggtggtgggcatatggaacgagctgtcagaggaggttgaggcaggtactacaggtATAAACAGTttttgaaagacacttggacatgtacatggataggatatgttcagagggaagatagaca belongs to Leucoraja erinacea ecotype New England chromosome 28, Leri_hhj_1, whole genome shotgun sequence and includes:
- the liat1 gene encoding protein LIAT1 isoform X3, producing MAWLCQISKDTRSGSRLRFEPHKRGKSIKLHASKASKASPGMEKSTSQGGTKPCAEPMENSDKSDRDGDQAEASSICSIDQLATSVNESLRWDGVLEDPVAEEERIKLYKLNRQLRYLAAQNTTRKEVQFCQKDFSNSQSQKENPYIITSKTYQQLASKDHANSYFMGQRT
- the liat1 gene encoding protein LIAT1 isoform X2 translates to MEASVLASRYKVKSSINLMGDSAEKKKVKKKGAKEKKDSCKIRRNSSTHKRGKSIKLHASKASKASPGMEKSTSQGGTKPCAEPMENSDKSDRDGDQAEASSICSIDQLATSVNESLRWDGVLEDPVAEEERIKLYKLNRQLRYLAAQNTTRKEVQFCQKDFSNSQSQKENPYIITSKTYQQLASKDHANSYFMGQRT
- the liat1 gene encoding protein LIAT1 isoform X1; its protein translation is MEASVLASRYKVKSSINLMGDSAEKKKVKKKGAKEKKDSCKIRRNSSSTPSTSDEIVMAHKRGKSIKLHASKASKASPGMEKSTSQGGTKPCAEPMENSDKSDRDGDQAEASSICSIDQLATSVNESLRWDGVLEDPVAEEERIKLYKLNRQLRYLAAQNTTRKEVQFCQKDFSNSQSQKENPYIITSKTYQQLASKDHANSYFMGQRT